Proteins from one Comamonas flocculans genomic window:
- the ampD gene encoding 1,6-anhydro-N-acetylmuramyl-L-alanine amidase AmpD produces MARSPEPGVWRGGWLACARTRPSPNFDARPQNACVDLIVLHSISLPPGAYGTGATAALFLNQLDWDAHPYYAQIRGLRVSSHFFITRKGVLWQFVDADQRAWHAGASHWRLRGRCNDDAVGVELEGLEGECFEPAQYATLLCLFDALRTRYPVRYVAGHEHIAPARKNDPGSGFDWELLSRHCAGSGILLAPTVRR; encoded by the coding sequence ATGGCGCGCAGTCCTGAGCCCGGCGTCTGGCGCGGCGGCTGGCTGGCCTGCGCGCGCACCCGCCCTTCGCCGAATTTCGACGCACGCCCGCAGAACGCCTGCGTCGATCTGATCGTGCTGCACTCCATCAGCCTGCCACCGGGCGCCTACGGCACTGGGGCGACAGCCGCGCTGTTCCTCAACCAGCTGGACTGGGATGCCCATCCCTATTACGCGCAGATCCGGGGTCTGCGCGTATCCAGCCACTTCTTCATCACGCGCAAGGGCGTGCTTTGGCAGTTCGTCGATGCGGACCAGCGCGCCTGGCATGCGGGCGCCTCGCACTGGCGCTTGCGCGGGCGCTGCAACGACGACGCGGTCGGCGTGGAGCTCGAAGGACTGGAGGGCGAATGCTTCGAGCCCGCGCAGTACGCGACGCTGCTGTGCCTGTTCGATGCCCTGCGCACACGCTATCCGGTGCGCTACGTCGCGGGCCACGAGCACATCGCGCCCGCACGCAAGAACGACCCCGGATCGGGCTTCGACTGGGAGCTGCTGTCGCGCCACTGCGCGGGCAGCGGCATCCTGCTGGCGCCCACCGTGCGCCGCTGA
- a CDS encoding PP0621 family protein encodes MSKYLLILLIVVLLYALTRSGRKPPSQGATAPRRLRKPQAMVACARCGLHLPQADALAQDGQFYCCSAHRDQGPA; translated from the coding sequence ATGAGCAAATACCTGCTGATCCTCCTCATCGTGGTGCTGCTCTACGCGCTCACGCGCAGCGGCCGCAAGCCACCCTCGCAAGGCGCGACGGCGCCGCGCCGGCTCAGGAAGCCGCAGGCCATGGTGGCCTGTGCCCGCTGCGGCCTGCACCTGCCCCAGGCCGATGCGCTGGCGCAGGACGGGCAGTTTTACTGCTGCAGCGCCCACCGCGACCAGGGCCCCGCTTGA
- a CDS encoding carbohydrate kinase family protein, whose protein sequence is MAALICGSLAFDTIMGFEGRFADQILPQQLHILNVSFLVPGLRRDFGGCAGNIAYALKLLGGDPRPMATLGSDGEAYLERLRTLGIRTDAVQLLSEVYTAQAMIMTDRDNNQITAFHPGAMALAHRNRVVAEDGVRVGIIAPDGREAMLEHAEQMAAAGIPFVFDPGQGLPMFDGDALRRFVGLASWVAVNDYEGQMLCERTGWSKAQISRQVRGLFVTLGAQGCEVWEQGQSQALAAAKPREVRDPTGCGDAWRGALLYGLERGWPLARCAELGNRLGALKVAHEGPQNYTLDFSVA, encoded by the coding sequence ATGGCTGCACTGATTTGCGGATCGCTGGCATTTGACACCATCATGGGATTCGAGGGGCGTTTTGCCGACCAGATCCTGCCGCAGCAGTTGCATATCCTGAACGTGTCCTTTCTGGTGCCGGGCCTGCGCCGCGACTTTGGCGGTTGCGCCGGCAACATCGCGTATGCGCTCAAGCTGCTCGGCGGCGATCCGCGCCCCATGGCTACGCTGGGCAGCGATGGCGAGGCCTATCTCGAGCGACTGCGCACGCTGGGCATACGCACCGACGCGGTGCAACTGCTCAGCGAGGTCTACACCGCGCAGGCCATGATCATGACCGACCGCGACAACAACCAGATCACCGCCTTCCATCCCGGTGCGATGGCGCTTGCGCACCGCAACCGCGTGGTGGCCGAGGATGGCGTGCGCGTGGGCATCATCGCGCCGGACGGACGCGAAGCCATGCTCGAACATGCCGAGCAGATGGCGGCCGCCGGCATCCCCTTCGTGTTCGATCCGGGCCAGGGCCTGCCCATGTTCGATGGCGATGCCTTGCGCCGCTTCGTGGGCCTGGCGAGCTGGGTCGCGGTCAACGACTATGAGGGTCAGATGCTGTGCGAGCGCACCGGCTGGAGCAAGGCGCAGATTTCGCGTCAGGTGCGCGGCCTCTTCGTCACGCTGGGCGCCCAGGGCTGCGAGGTCTGGGAGCAGGGGCAGAGCCAGGCCCTTGCTGCTGCAAAGCCGCGCGAGGTGCGCGACCCCACGGGCTGCGGCGACGCCTGGCGGGGCGCGCTGCTCTATGGTCTGGAGCGCGGCTGGCCTCTTGCACGCTGCGCTGAACTGGGCAATCGCCTGGGCGCGCTCAAGGTGGCGCACGAAGGGCCGCAGAACTACACCCTCGATTTTTCCGTCGCCTGA
- a CDS encoding sigma-54-dependent transcriptional regulator: MTGNAPSQVLVIDDEPDLRTLCELTLLREGYRVQTAASLEQARAELARQSFDVVITDMRLPDGLGMELLHEMHAQRRGERCIVMTAYGSAENAVEALRAGAFDYLTKPVDLKQVRSVVASAARQAPGTAMLAAARQKPRTDAEAEVRPAALARLVGVSQAMRRLRTDIAKVARSMAPVLVRGESGTGKELVARALHACSPRAAGPLVAVNCGAIPEALLEAEFFGARKGSYTGATQDRVGYFQAASGGTLFLDEIGELPLSMQPKLLRAVQERTIRPLGATQEETVDVRIVSATHRDLAADVHSGRFRQDLYYRLNVIELATAPLRERLEDLPVLCATLLERLAQESGVATPTLDEAMLARLAQYPLSGNVRELENLLHRALALSDGTGLQIPPYLPSGDAPESALRNTAAAAPAQHDQDGAAARSGGSLLAWLDAREAALLRHTLDECAGDHGAAAAKLGLSARQWTVRLRRLGLPHAPEADVHHGAQS; the protein is encoded by the coding sequence ATGACCGGCAACGCCCCCTCCCAGGTGCTCGTGATCGACGACGAGCCTGACCTGCGCACGCTGTGCGAGCTAACCCTGCTGCGTGAAGGCTACCGCGTGCAGACGGCGGCCAGCCTGGAACAGGCACGGGCCGAGCTGGCGCGCCAGAGCTTTGACGTGGTGATCACCGACATGCGCTTGCCCGACGGCCTGGGCATGGAGCTGCTGCACGAGATGCACGCCCAGCGGCGCGGCGAACGCTGCATCGTCATGACCGCCTACGGCTCGGCGGAAAACGCGGTCGAGGCGTTGCGCGCCGGCGCCTTCGACTATCTGACCAAGCCGGTCGACCTCAAGCAGGTGCGTAGTGTCGTCGCCTCCGCCGCGCGGCAGGCGCCGGGCACGGCCATGCTCGCTGCGGCAAGGCAAAAGCCCCGGACCGACGCGGAGGCCGAGGTGCGGCCCGCGGCGCTGGCGCGGCTGGTCGGGGTGTCACAGGCCATGCGCCGGCTGCGCACGGACATCGCCAAGGTGGCGCGCAGCATGGCGCCGGTGCTGGTGCGCGGCGAATCGGGCACCGGCAAGGAACTGGTGGCGCGCGCGCTGCACGCCTGCAGCCCGCGCGCGGCCGGCCCGCTGGTGGCGGTCAACTGCGGCGCCATCCCCGAAGCGCTGCTCGAGGCCGAATTCTTCGGCGCGCGCAAAGGTTCCTACACCGGCGCAACGCAGGACCGCGTGGGCTATTTCCAGGCGGCCAGCGGCGGCACGCTGTTTCTCGACGAGATCGGCGAGCTGCCGCTGTCCATGCAACCCAAGCTGCTGCGTGCGGTACAGGAACGCACCATCCGCCCGCTCGGCGCCACGCAGGAGGAAACCGTGGACGTGCGCATCGTCAGCGCCACCCATCGCGACCTGGCGGCCGACGTACACAGCGGACGCTTTCGCCAGGACCTGTACTACCGGCTCAACGTCATCGAGCTGGCCACCGCCCCCTTGCGCGAACGTCTGGAGGACCTGCCGGTGCTGTGCGCCACGCTGCTCGAGCGCCTGGCACAGGAGTCGGGCGTAGCCACACCGACGCTGGACGAGGCGATGCTCGCGCGGCTGGCGCAGTACCCGCTCAGCGGCAACGTGCGCGAGCTCGAGAACCTGCTGCACCGCGCGCTCGCACTGAGCGACGGCACCGGCCTGCAGATACCCCCATACCTGCCGTCCGGCGATGCGCCCGAGTCGGCCCTCCGCAACACTGCCGCAGCGGCACCGGCGCAGCATGATCAGGACGGCGCAGCGGCGCGCAGCGGCGGCTCGTTGCTCGCCTGGCTCGATGCGCGCGAAGCCGCCCTGCTTCGCCACACCCTGGACGAATGCGCCGGCGACCACGGCGCAGCAGCGGCCAAGCTGGGCCTGAGCGCGCGCCAATGGACGGTGCGGCTGCGGCGCCTGGGCCTGCCGCACGCGCCCGAGGCCGACGTGCACCATGGCGCGCAGTCCTGA
- a CDS encoding histone gives MATAKKPAAKKAAPAKKAAPAKKAAAPAKKAAVKKAAAVPAKKAAPAKKAATPAKKAAVKKAAPTKKAPVKKAAAPAKKAAPAKKAAAPAKKAAVKKAAPAKKAAPAKKAAVKKAAPAKKAAAPAKKAAAPAKKAAPAKKAAAPARKASAKKAAPAKKTAPAKTTLNPQAAWPFPTQSKP, from the coding sequence ATGGCAACTGCGAAGAAGCCCGCCGCGAAGAAGGCGGCACCAGCGAAGAAGGCTGCCCCTGCAAAGAAGGCAGCAGCGCCGGCCAAAAAAGCCGCCGTGAAGAAGGCGGCGGCCGTGCCCGCCAAGAAGGCCGCGCCGGCAAAGAAGGCGGCAACGCCCGCCAAGAAGGCGGCGGTGAAGAAGGCGGCGCCGACCAAGAAGGCTCCCGTGAAGAAGGCCGCAGCGCCGGCCAAGAAGGCCGCGCCCGCCAAGAAAGCTGCGGCACCGGCCAAGAAGGCGGCGGTGAAAAAAGCCGCTCCGGCGAAAAAGGCCGCACCCGCAAAAAAGGCGGCAGTGAAGAAGGCGGCCCCGGCCAAGAAGGCCGCAGCGCCAGCGAAGAAGGCCGCAGCACCGGCCAAGAAGGCGGCGCCTGCAAAGAAGGCAGCGGCACCGGCCAGGAAGGCGAGCGCAAAAAAGGCCGCCCCCGCCAAGAAGACGGCGCCGGCCAAGACCACGCTGAACCCGCAAGCCGCCTGGCCCTTCCCGACCCAGAGCAAGCCCTGA
- a CDS encoding two-component system sensor histidine kinase NtrB produces MKRGTLSPGSAQGSARLWSGFLSARVLVALALLGLHLAALALGQPVTARLLLASGAYLAATLALRSWPRSDNWPGTSAWPWLASIGVDLLAYTGLQLLQMQTQEPMSYTPLFGFAVLMAGVLGNRSVALGGAAAATLLLLALAWWTGWRGGTETTGAYLGAALTGTAYFIVAWLAHQLATRLLHEQHHARQSRIAAHTQAAISHMVMQHVSDGVLVLDPHGRVRLANPVALVLMDRKGDEPLPFPLAPDLRWRPLLQLAHQTCCELQSQAADVTITHEGQSPLVLRVRTWLTSTAQPGARDEQEQLCVMFLQDLREMEARLRTEKMAAMGRMSAAVAHEIRNPLAAIIQANELLAEDLSDPAQQRLSAMVAQNAERLARITEDVLDIARVHHQMGNASSRALVLDEAVQRIAADWQAAHPGTAVTLNLLARQAQVVFDPEHLRRVLVNLLDNAARYASTEADALQLITQGSVGRPATVQVWSDGAPLDRSVQQHLFEPFFSSESRSSGLGLYICRELCQRHGATLHYARRALELARGTVQGNAFTLTFRASSRPPDASSTLDAIVV; encoded by the coding sequence TTGAAACGCGGCACCCTCAGCCCCGGCAGCGCCCAGGGCAGCGCACGCCTGTGGAGCGGTTTTCTCTCCGCACGCGTGCTGGTGGCGCTGGCCCTGCTGGGACTGCACTTGGCCGCACTGGCCTTGGGCCAGCCGGTGACCGCGCGCCTGCTGCTGGCCAGCGGCGCCTATCTTGCGGCCACGCTCGCGCTGCGCTCGTGGCCGCGCTCGGACAACTGGCCCGGCACTTCCGCCTGGCCCTGGCTCGCCTCCATAGGCGTGGACCTGCTGGCCTACACCGGGCTGCAGCTGCTGCAGATGCAGACGCAGGAGCCTATGAGCTACACGCCGCTGTTCGGCTTTGCCGTATTGATGGCGGGCGTGCTGGGCAATCGCAGCGTGGCCCTGGGCGGCGCAGCCGCCGCCACGCTGCTGCTGCTGGCCCTGGCCTGGTGGACCGGCTGGCGCGGCGGCACCGAGACGACCGGCGCCTACCTGGGCGCCGCGCTCACCGGCACCGCCTACTTCATCGTCGCCTGGCTCGCGCACCAGCTGGCCACGCGCTTGCTGCACGAACAGCACCATGCGCGCCAGAGCCGCATCGCCGCGCACACCCAGGCGGCCATCAGCCACATGGTGATGCAGCATGTGAGCGACGGCGTACTGGTGCTGGACCCGCACGGGCGCGTGCGCCTGGCCAACCCCGTGGCACTGGTGCTGATGGATCGCAAGGGCGACGAGCCCCTGCCCTTCCCGCTGGCCCCCGACCTGCGCTGGCGCCCGCTGCTGCAGCTTGCGCACCAGACCTGCTGCGAGCTGCAATCGCAGGCGGCCGACGTGACCATCACGCACGAGGGCCAGAGTCCGCTGGTGCTGCGCGTGCGCACCTGGCTGACCAGTACCGCGCAGCCCGGCGCACGCGACGAACAGGAACAGTTGTGCGTCATGTTCCTGCAGGACCTGCGCGAGATGGAAGCGCGCCTGCGCACCGAGAAGATGGCCGCGATGGGACGCATGTCGGCCGCGGTGGCCCACGAGATCCGCAACCCGCTGGCCGCCATCATCCAGGCCAATGAACTGCTGGCCGAGGACTTGAGCGACCCGGCGCAGCAGCGCCTGTCGGCCATGGTGGCGCAAAACGCCGAGCGCCTGGCACGCATCACCGAAGACGTGCTCGACATCGCCCGGGTGCACCACCAGATGGGCAACGCCAGTTCGCGCGCGCTGGTGCTGGACGAGGCGGTGCAGCGCATCGCCGCCGACTGGCAGGCGGCCCACCCCGGCACCGCGGTGACGCTCAATCTGCTGGCACGCCAGGCGCAGGTGGTCTTCGACCCCGAACACCTGCGCCGCGTGCTGGTGAACCTGCTGGACAACGCGGCGCGCTACGCGAGCACAGAGGCCGACGCGCTGCAGCTCATCACCCAGGGCAGCGTCGGACGGCCGGCAACGGTACAGGTATGGAGCGACGGAGCGCCGCTGGACCGCTCGGTGCAGCAGCACCTGTTCGAGCCCTTCTTCTCGTCCGAAAGCCGCTCCAGCGGCCTGGGTCTGTACATCTGCCGCGAGCTGTGCCAGCGCCACGGCGCCACGCTGCACTACGCACGCCGCGCGCTGGAGCTGGCGCGCGGCACGGTGCAGGGCAATGCCTTCACCCTCACCTTCCGCGCCTCCAGCCGCCCGCCCGATGCCTCCTCGACGCTGGACGCGATCGTGGTTTGA